The genomic segment AACTGGATTGGGTTCATCTGCTGCTATGACATCTTCGGTGGTTGCTGCTTTGCTTCATTACCTGGGAGTTGTTGATCTTGCTCACGTGAAGGGCACTGCAGATCTGGATGTGGTGCATATTATAGCTCAAACTGCTCATTGCATTGCACAGGGGAAAGTTGGCAGTGGATTTGATGTTAGCTCTGCAGTTTATGGTAGCCATCGTTATGTCCGTTTTTCACCAGAAGTAATCTCTTCTGCTCAGGTCTTTATCTTGTCTCCTCTTTCCTCAAACAAA from the Humulus lupulus chromosome X, drHumLupu1.1, whole genome shotgun sequence genome contains:
- the LOC133805676 gene encoding phosphomevalonate kinase, peroxisomal-like — translated: MIKNSGSRGTLLCSKQCSLDITILGSNDFYSYRNQIEARGLPLLPESLAALPPFALITFNSGESSGENSKPEVTKTGLGSSAAMTSSVVAALLHYLGVVDLAHVKGTADLDVVHIIAQTAHCIAQGKVGSGFDVSSAVYGSHRYVRFSPEVISSAQVFILSPLSSNKPVAAR